A single window of Hymenobacter sp. APR13 DNA harbors:
- a CDS encoding PASTA domain-containing protein: protein MSFFKSDTPLDLVKHLLVIGLATAALVFGFFFVYLPLTTNHGETIVVPKITGMNQADLEDYLDERNLRFYVDDSSYNPGTRPFTVLNQDPAPGEKVKEDRKIYITVAMKNPPVIKMPKLTDGSVKNAQMILSSYDLVVGQIKLVPNIQQNAVLRQLVGGKEIAPGAAIAKGTKVDLEVGDGLGNQEFPVPNLINMPADEATTLLIGQGLQLGEVFYQPAQDGETDGTVVKQRPVAAPDATIRMGQLVDIWVAGDEPVKPVN, encoded by the coding sequence ATGTCTTTTTTCAAATCTGATACGCCGCTTGATCTGGTGAAGCACCTGCTGGTGATTGGCCTGGCCACGGCGGCGCTGGTGTTCGGGTTCTTCTTCGTGTATCTGCCCCTCACCACCAACCACGGCGAAACCATCGTGGTGCCCAAAATCACGGGTATGAACCAGGCAGACCTCGAAGACTACCTCGATGAGCGCAACCTGCGCTTCTACGTCGACGACAGTTCCTATAATCCCGGCACGCGCCCGTTTACGGTGCTCAACCAGGACCCCGCGCCCGGCGAGAAGGTGAAGGAAGACCGCAAGATCTACATCACTGTGGCCATGAAGAACCCACCCGTCATCAAGATGCCCAAGCTGACGGATGGCTCGGTGAAAAACGCCCAGATGATTCTGAGCAGCTACGATTTGGTGGTAGGCCAGATCAAGCTGGTGCCCAACATTCAGCAGAACGCCGTGCTGCGGCAGCTGGTGGGCGGCAAGGAAATTGCGCCCGGCGCCGCCATTGCCAAAGGCACTAAAGTAGACCTGGAAGTGGGCGACGGCCTCGGCAACCAGGAATTCCCGGTGCCTAACCTCATCAACATGCCCGCCGACGAAGCCACCACCTTGCTCATCGGCCAGGGCCTGCAGCTGGGCGAAGTATTCTACCAGCCCGCCCAGGACGGCGAAACCGACGGCACCGTAGTGAAGCAGCGCCCCGTGGCCGCCCCCGACGCCACCATCCGCATGGGCCAGCTGGTCGACATCTGGGTGGCCGGCGACGAGCCAGTGAAACCAGTGAACTAG
- a CDS encoding T9SS type A sorting domain-containing protein, whose translation MYSKVLRVSVLSILGVLPLATVAQELHSLGTDPGRTAPAARPATAQRGQALTLPFFDDFTTPQEGTPKAANWLPGGGVLVNNRFPLAPPTRGVATFDGQQANGRPYGSGYSDIDSLVSQPIDLSGRTATDRLYLGFYWQAGNIFRRPSANASTAAVQLQLEFKDQNGLWVPVWTRRSNGTREDFRRKFVAIDQARFLHGDFQFRFRAKGSLANNDDSWSIDYVKLAPVRVRADSLYQDVATSRPLSSLLARGTAMPVGQFNAAPNPTAQLNPATFTTINNLSDSGFPVPGRWVGQLDVLPSGPSALFRTTDFLSLSSPQFQFRIAGDLRSSPLPVSAAAKTVRHRLTLITNEANTDPRTLPNDTISRVTELSDYFAYDDGTAEAFVSVPPSTLNQSYYALQFDLNKPDQVRSIRISPAYPSAAGRTITVNVWDADPANSGAPTRLPKATQSVQIPASLPAGQTFMEVAFAAPVPVSGRFYAGYGHGLITTPLGINIDLNNVPPTDAFWQFTRNVWEPRPTVSPDVPPQYEGWALMLRPVMTNTVLSSAPASVADSYSLYPNPASQGQVRVQGRYAHAQVLDALGRVAWQQPASQHGQPLLELGALPAGLYLVQLTLADGLTVSKRLILNK comes from the coding sequence ATGTATTCCAAAGTTCTACGCGTTTCTGTCTTATCGATTCTGGGTGTGCTGCCCTTGGCCACGGTGGCGCAGGAGCTACACTCGCTGGGCACCGACCCGGGCCGCACGGCGCCGGCCGCCCGCCCGGCCACCGCCCAGCGCGGGCAGGCCCTGACGCTGCCCTTCTTCGACGACTTCACGACGCCCCAGGAGGGCACGCCGAAAGCGGCGAACTGGCTGCCCGGCGGCGGGGTGCTCGTCAACAACCGGTTTCCACTGGCGCCGCCCACCCGCGGCGTGGCCACCTTCGACGGGCAGCAGGCCAACGGCCGCCCCTACGGCAGCGGCTACAGCGACATCGACTCGCTGGTGTCGCAGCCCATCGACCTGAGCGGCCGCACCGCCACCGACCGGCTGTATCTGGGCTTCTACTGGCAGGCGGGCAACATTTTCCGGCGGCCGTCGGCCAATGCCAGCACGGCCGCGGTGCAGCTGCAGCTGGAGTTCAAAGACCAGAATGGCCTGTGGGTGCCGGTCTGGACGCGCCGCAGCAACGGCACCCGCGAGGACTTCCGGCGCAAGTTCGTGGCCATTGATCAGGCGCGGTTTCTGCACGGTGATTTCCAGTTCCGGTTTCGGGCCAAGGGCAGCCTGGCCAACAACGACGACTCCTGGAGCATCGACTACGTGAAGCTGGCCCCGGTGCGGGTGCGCGCCGATTCGCTGTATCAGGACGTGGCCACTAGCCGCCCGCTGAGCAGCTTGCTGGCCCGCGGCACGGCCATGCCGGTGGGGCAGTTCAACGCCGCCCCCAACCCGACCGCGCAACTCAACCCGGCCACCTTCACCACCATCAACAACCTCTCCGACAGCGGCTTTCCGGTGCCCGGCCGCTGGGTGGGCCAGCTGGACGTGCTGCCCAGCGGCCCGTCGGCCCTGTTCCGTACTACCGACTTCCTCTCGCTGAGCAGCCCGCAGTTTCAGTTTCGGATTGCGGGCGACCTGCGTAGCAGCCCGCTGCCGGTGTCGGCGGCGGCCAAAACGGTGCGGCACCGCCTCACGCTCATCACCAACGAAGCCAACACCGACCCGCGCACCCTGCCCAACGACACCATCTCGCGCGTGACCGAGTTGAGCGACTATTTCGCTTACGACGACGGCACCGCCGAAGCCTTCGTGAGCGTGCCGCCGTCTACCCTGAATCAGAGCTACTACGCTCTGCAGTTCGACCTCAACAAGCCCGACCAGGTGCGCAGCATCCGTATCTCGCCGGCGTATCCGAGTGCGGCGGGCCGCACCATCACCGTGAACGTGTGGGACGCCGACCCGGCCAACAGCGGGGCCCCTACCCGCTTGCCCAAAGCCACGCAGAGTGTGCAGATTCCGGCCTCGCTGCCGGCGGGCCAGACGTTCATGGAAGTTGCGTTTGCAGCGCCGGTGCCGGTGAGTGGGCGGTTTTATGCCGGCTACGGCCACGGCCTCATTACCACGCCGCTTGGCATCAACATCGACCTCAACAACGTGCCGCCCACGGATGCCTTCTGGCAGTTCACCCGCAACGTGTGGGAGCCGAGGCCCACGGTTTCGCCGGATGTGCCGCCGCAGTACGAGGGCTGGGCCCTGATGCTGCGCCCGGTGATGACCAACACGGTGCTCAGCAGCGCCCCGGCGTCGGTGGCCGACTCGTACAGCCTCTACCCCAACCCGGCCTCGCAGGGGCAGGTGCGGGTGCAGGGCCGCTACGCCCATGCCCAGGTGCTCGATGCCCTGGGCCGCGTGGCCTGGCAGCAGCCCGCCAGCCAGCACGGCCAGCCCCTGCTGGAGCTGGGCGCGCTGCCCGCCGGCCTCTACCTGGTGCAGCTGACACTGGCCGATGGCCTGACCGTGAGCAAGCGCCTGATACTGAACAAATAG
- a CDS encoding rhodanese-like domain-containing protein encodes MADITPAELKQRQAAGEKPTIIDVREPWENEEGRIEGSQNIPLNTLPQKLEELEDLKDQEIIVHCKSGGRSTSAKAYLTQQGFMQVRNLLGGFQAYQQA; translated from the coding sequence ATGGCCGATATAACTCCTGCCGAGCTAAAACAACGCCAGGCCGCTGGCGAAAAACCTACCATTATTGACGTGCGCGAGCCTTGGGAAAACGAGGAAGGCCGCATCGAAGGCAGCCAGAATATTCCGCTTAACACGCTGCCGCAGAAGCTAGAAGAGCTGGAAGACCTCAAAGACCAGGAAATCATTGTGCACTGCAAAAGCGGCGGCCGTTCCACCTCGGCCAAAGCTTACCTCACCCAGCAGGGCTTTATGCAGGTTCGCAACCTGCTCGGCGGCTTCCAGGCCTACCAGCAGGCGTAG
- a CDS encoding MarR family winged helix-turn-helix transcriptional regulator — protein sequence MSDTPSLPSDETLLKLESQLCFPIYAVSRMLTKAYQPYLQELDLTYPQYLVLLLLWEHGELTVKALGDNLLLDSGTLTPLLKRLEQKQWVSRRRDPRDERSVIIGLLPAGRELQKRACHVPEALFARLGMPPAEFEALRTQLQQLLIRLS from the coding sequence ATGAGCGACACTCCATCCCTTCCTTCCGACGAAACGCTGCTGAAACTGGAAAGCCAGCTGTGCTTCCCCATCTATGCCGTTTCCAGGATGCTGACCAAGGCCTACCAGCCCTATCTGCAGGAGCTTGACCTGACCTATCCGCAATACCTGGTGCTGCTGCTGCTCTGGGAGCATGGCGAGCTGACCGTAAAGGCGCTGGGCGACAACCTGCTGCTCGACTCGGGCACGCTCACGCCGCTGCTCAAGCGGCTGGAGCAGAAGCAGTGGGTGAGCCGCCGCCGCGACCCGCGCGACGAGCGGTCCGTCATCATCGGCCTGCTGCCGGCTGGCCGCGAGCTGCAGAAGCGTGCTTGCCACGTTCCGGAGGCCCTGTTCGCCAGGCTGGGCATGCCGCCCGCCGAGTTTGAGGCCCTGCGCACCCAGCTTCAACAACTACTCATTCGGCTGTCCTGA